One genomic region from Cucumis melo cultivar AY chromosome 9, USDA_Cmelo_AY_1.0, whole genome shotgun sequence encodes:
- the LOC103501388 gene encoding uncharacterized protein LOC103501388 translates to MAEAHDSDARNTTVPVEEEDASSHQSKGLSIDDQTVYEPLRRLIAEIFFPDEIKGSLFHRVKVSVADNGPAVGQACRNFGHDVLSWTRRGSPLRALLVISVGTIVLLAMTGSLIFLLFFLAATLNAIIISLLVSLAAVGGFLALFFACVTAIYVGALGVALFVISTATISAIVAVVIAAGWIGFFFMVWLAICKSFGLAKRSVSASNSAISAFSYARRAHKD, encoded by the exons ATGGCGGAAGCGCACGACTCCGATGCTCGGAATACCACCGTGCCTGTTGAGGAAGAAGATGCATCCAGTCATCAATCCAAAGGATTGTCTATTGACGATCAGACCGTTTATGAACCTCTCCGCCGTCTGATCGCTGAGATTTTCTTTCCCGATGAAATTAAGGGTTCTTTGTTTCATCGCGTCAAGGTCTCCGTCGCTGATAATGGCCCTGCCGTTGGACAAGCTTGCAGAAACTTTGGTCACGACGTTCTTTCTTGGACTCGTAGGGGCAGTCCTCTTCGAGCGCTCCTTGTTATCTCT GTTGGGACAATTGTTCTTCTTGCAATGACGGGATCACTCATCTTTCTGTTATTCTTTCTGGCAGCCACTCTCAATGCCATTATTATCTCTCTTCTTGTATCCTTGGCAGCAGTTGGAGGCTTCTTGGCTCTTTTCTTTGCTTGCGTAACAGCCATATATGTGGGAGCATTAGGAGTTGCTTTGTTTGTTATATCTACTGCAACAATCTCAGCAATTGTAGCTGTGGTGATCGCCGCAG GTTGGATTGGGTTCTTCTTTATGGTTTGGCTAGCGATATGCAAAAGTTTTGGTCTTGCGAAACGGTCGGTGAGCGCAAGCAATTCAGCAATTTCAGCATTTTCTTATGCTAGGCGTGCCCACAAAGACTAG